A portion of the Apus apus isolate bApuApu2 chromosome 3, bApuApu2.pri.cur, whole genome shotgun sequence genome contains these proteins:
- the GJE1 gene encoding putative gap junction epsilon-1 protein codes for MSPNYMRSFSEGCLRPPTVIGQFHTLFFGSVRMFFLGVLGFAVYGNEALHFSCDPDKREVNLFCYNQFRPITPQVFWALQLVIVLVPGAFFHLYAACKSIKQENILQKSFYSGFYIFSVLLRIILEAVAFWLQIQLFGFKVNAIYMCDVGALEKKFNISRCMVPEHFEKTIFLIAMYTFTVITVVLCVAEIFEISCRRLGFFKNQ; via the exons ATGTCCCCCAACTACATGCGGAGCTTCTCGGAGGGATGT CTCAGGCCACCAACGGTAATTGGCCAATTCCACACTCTTTTCTTTGGCTCAGTCCGTATGTTTTTCCTTGGCGTTTTGGGCTTTGCTGTTTATGGAAACGAGGCTTTGCATTTCAGCTGTGACCCAGACAAGAGAGAGGTTAATCTTTTCTGTTACAACCAGTTCAGGCCTATAACTCCTCAg GTATTCTGGGCATTACAGCTGGTGATTGTGCTGGTACCTGGAGCATTTTTTCACCTTTATGCTGCATGTAAGAGCatcaaacaggaaaatatcCTCCAAAAGTCATTCTACAGTGGCTTTTACATCTTCTCTGTACTCTTAAGGATTATCCTTGAAGCTGTGGCTTTTTGGCTTCAGATTCAGCTCTTTGGTTTCAAAGTGAATGCAATCTACATGTGTGATGTGGGAGCacttgaaaaaaagtttaacaTCAGCCGGTGCATGGTGCCAGAGCACTTTGAAAAGACAATTTTTCTTATTGCAATGTACACATTTACTGTGATTACAGTGGTCTTGTGTGTTGCTGAAATTTTTGAGATCTCATGTAGAAGGCttggtttctttaaaaatcagtga